CGCTCGACCAAGCGACAGTCAAGCGCGAAAGGTAGTCATAGTGGACTATTCGAAGATCGATCTCCGCGACCGCCTCGATCTGCTCGATCTGCCGCGCAAGGCATCCGACGCGGTCACCAGACGAGACGTGGATCAGTACGTCTCGACCTACACCGAGGACGCACAGTGGGATCCCCAACCCCTCTTCCACGTGTGCAACGGACGCGACGAGATTCGCGTGGGCTTCCTTGCAGCGCACGAGACGCTGGAGTGGGCTGCGCAGATCACCTGGATGACGCTCATCGAGGCGTACGACGGGTCGACCGCCAAAACACGGTCGTACATCGGGGAGTGGGGGAAGCCCAAAGGCGGAGAGCCGGCCGGCTGCGGGATCGGCATGTATACGGATATCTGTGTCAAGCAGGATGGGGTTTGGCTCGTGCAACACCACGACCTCACCTCGATCTACTTCGGTGCCCCCGATTGGAACACACCGTTTGCACCTCCAACCTGGCCGCCGCCAGGTATGACGCTTTAACTCGCGAATGATGTTCTCACCCAATCGAGATCCATCACGTCGCGGGCGCCACGACGTTCTGACGTCGATGCTGCTCCTCACAGCCGGAGCGTCACACCTCCATGGGACGGCCAGTACGCCGCCGAGCCTGCCCGATTCGATAAGCCCACCCCGATACGACCATCGCCACGTGGACCGCCGTGGTCCATCCGTCCGGCGGTCAGACATTAGGACCCTATCGTGACCGACCTGCACTGGGCCTCAATTTGGGAGACAGTGGCCGATGCCGTACCCAGCCATCCCGCCATCATTCAGGGTGGTATCGCAATTTCCTTCGGAGACTACGAACACCGCGCAAGTTGCTTTGCACAAGCCCTGCACGATCTGGAAACGAGTGTCGGAGACGCGATTGCGATCTGCCTGCCCAATTGCCCCGAATACGCTGAAGCGCAATTTGCGGCATTGAAGAACCGTCAGCTCGTGGTAAACACCAACTACCGCTACAAGTGTGCCGAACTCACCGCGCTACTCGCATCCAGTGGCGCCAAGGTTCTGCTCTACCACGCCGATAATGAGGCTGTCATCAGCGAACTCGACCGCACGCAGATCCCCGAACTCGCGCATGTCATCAGGGTCGGTGGCGGCGGTCGGCCGGGAGACGTGGCGCTGAGCTACGACGATTTGATCGATGCGAGCCCGCCCGCCAAGCGCATTTTCCGCAGCTCCTCAGACCCATATGTGTTCTACACCGGCGGCACGACGGGCGTGCCCAAGGGAGTGGTGTACCCGATTGGCGAACACGTCGGACAGTTCCTCGTGAATACGCCGACGACGTTCGGATTTGCCGCAACCGATGGACCCGAGGACTGTGCGCGACGCGCGAAGGAACTAGTGCAGGAAGGCGCCAGCCCCTCGGCACTGCCGGTGGCCAGCTTGATGCACGGAACTGGGAACTGGGGTGGACTGATGGGGCCCCACCTGTTCGGGGGAACCTCGGTGTTCCTATCGAATCGCTCGTTCGCCGCGCTGGAGATGTGGGATGCGATCAAGGCCAACGAAGTCACAGTCGCGGTCATCGTCGGAGATGCGATGGCGCTCCCGGCGATTCGGGCTCTCGACCAGCGTGCTGCCGAGGGCGCACCGGTCAGGGCACGCTCCCTTGGGTTGGTCCTCTCATCGGGTGCTGCGTTCTCTCGTCACCTGAAAGTCGCCCTGCTCGAGCATCTTCCGCACATCCGGATCATCGATGCGATCGGATCGACGGAGGGCGTGATGGGGATGTCGGTGTCGACGGCTGACTCCGTGGCCGAGACCGGCGTGTTCGTACCCCTGCCGGGCACCAAGGTATTCACCGGGAACGGTCACGAGGTGCTTCCAGGATCGGGATTGATCGGCTCGATCGCCGTCGGTAGTGCCGCGATACCCAGCGAGTATCGCGGGGACCCATCCAAGTCTGCATGCACCTTTCGTAGCGTGAATGGCCGCCGTTACTCGTTCCCGGGTGATTTGGCCACGGTTGAGGCGAACGGCTCAATCCGCTTGCTGGGCAGAGGATCCCAAATAATCAACAGCGGTGGTGAGAAAGTCTTCGCCGAAGAAGTCGAGATGATGCTGAAGTCGTTGCCGCACATCGACGACGCCGTGGTCGTCGGGATTCCCCACGAACGATTCGGCCAGGCCGTAGCCGCGGTGCTTACGCCAAGTGATGGACACGTGATCGACTTCGACAAAGTCATCAAGGATGCCACACCGCTGATCGCTGACTATAAGCTCCCGCGTGCGTTCGCCGTCGCGGAGGTGGCGCCGCGGTCCGTGACGGGCAAGCCGGATTACGCCAAAGCCCGCGACATCCTCACCCAATCTGCTGCGCGTGTCGTCGGGTCGCTAGGGGCATAGCCGGGTCCGATCGTGCCGGCAGGCAGTACCAATCGAAAGGAAATACAGATGGAAACGTGTGACCGCCCGAATCTCTTTATCGGTGGTCGATGGGTGCCGGCCGGCAACGAACCACCGATCGATGTGATCAATCCCGCCACCGAGGAGGTAATCGGTCGCGTCCCGAACGGCGGTCCCGATCATGTGAACGCCGCCGTGTCTGCTGCACGCGCGGCGTGGGAATCGTGGGCAGACACGCCCGTCGAGGATCGGGCCAAAATATGTGAGCGAGTGGGAAAGGCTTGGGATGCGCTTATTCCCGAGATCGCCCAACTGATATCGCGCGAAGTCGGCACGCCAGTGGTCGCCTCGGAAACGCTGCAGGCCCCCGGCCCTTCGATCATGTTTCGCCACTACGCCGCGATCGCCCGGTCATATCCGTGGACTACGGACGTCAACGGTTCGATCGTCGTCAGGGAACC
The nucleotide sequence above comes from Mycobacterium vicinigordonae. Encoded proteins:
- a CDS encoding YybH family protein, coding for MDYSKIDLRDRLDLLDLPRKASDAVTRRDVDQYVSTYTEDAQWDPQPLFHVCNGRDEIRVGFLAAHETLEWAAQITWMTLIEAYDGSTAKTRSYIGEWGKPKGGEPAGCGIGMYTDICVKQDGVWLVQHHDLTSIYFGAPDWNTPFAPPTWPPPGMTL
- a CDS encoding AMP-binding protein; this encodes MTDLHWASIWETVADAVPSHPAIIQGGIAISFGDYEHRASCFAQALHDLETSVGDAIAICLPNCPEYAEAQFAALKNRQLVVNTNYRYKCAELTALLASSGAKVLLYHADNEAVISELDRTQIPELAHVIRVGGGGRPGDVALSYDDLIDASPPAKRIFRSSSDPYVFYTGGTTGVPKGVVYPIGEHVGQFLVNTPTTFGFAATDGPEDCARRAKELVQEGASPSALPVASLMHGTGNWGGLMGPHLFGGTSVFLSNRSFAALEMWDAIKANEVTVAVIVGDAMALPAIRALDQRAAEGAPVRARSLGLVLSSGAAFSRHLKVALLEHLPHIRIIDAIGSTEGVMGMSVSTADSVAETGVFVPLPGTKVFTGNGHEVLPGSGLIGSIAVGSAAIPSEYRGDPSKSACTFRSVNGRRYSFPGDLATVEANGSIRLLGRGSQIINSGGEKVFAEEVEMMLKSLPHIDDAVVVGIPHERFGQAVAAVLTPSDGHVIDFDKVIKDATPLIADYKLPRAFAVAEVAPRSVTGKPDYAKARDILTQSAARVVGSLGA